From Arachis stenosperma cultivar V10309 chromosome 2, arast.V10309.gnm1.PFL2, whole genome shotgun sequence, one genomic window encodes:
- the LOC130962720 gene encoding uncharacterized protein LOC130962720 produces MIIGMVMGGSVNKGKEQVVAAGLRDEDDRYESEGLWDVPVSDDEGDPLLRRYPLYKSLKNMKEYKWEVGTIYVDKNAFKECVTSYAVHSGREIWFSKCDSHRCKAVCKEGCKWFAYCHKMKREDIWQLTSCYKKHTCSKAIKIGIMSSQWLSKAFMKKICENPKIKLRSLIKKAQSKWNVDLTMTKAARVKQQVLDEINGTYGEQYRKIHDYAAELLRSNPGSTVQIQVERPPEFQLETPTPGTDMRPRFQKIYIYLDSCKWSFMVCRPMIGLDGCFIKTPYGGQLLTAIGWNPNDKILPIAYGVVEAEMKDSWR; encoded by the exons ATGATAATCGGAATGGTGATGGG TGGCAGTGTTAATAAGGGTAAGGAGCAAGTGGTGGCTGCTGGATTAAGGGATGAGGATGATAGGTATGAGAGTGAGGGATTGTGGGATGTCCCTGTAAGCGATGATGAAggagatcccttgttgaggagGTACCCGTTGTATAAGAGTTTGAAGAATATGAAGGAGTATAAATGGGAGGTTGGGACAATATACGTAGATAAGAATGCTTTTAAGGAATGTGTAACGAGCTATGCTGTGCACAGTGGCAGAGAAATATGGTTCTCAAAGTGTGATAGCCATAGGTGCAAAGCTGTTTGCAAAGAAGGTTGCAAGTGGTTTGCTTACTGCCATAAGATGAAGAGAGAGGATATATGGCAACTGACCAGCTGTTACAAAAAACACACATGCTCTAAGGCAATCAAGATTGGTATAATGAGTTCTCAGTGGCTAAGTAAGGCTTTTATGAAGAAGATCTGTGAAAACCCGAAAATCAAGTTGAGAAGTTTGATAAAGAAGGCTCAGAGCAAGTGGAATGTGGATCTCACAATGACCAAAGCTGCCAGAGTGAAGCAGCAAGTCCTGGATGAAATTAATGGTACTTATGGAGAGCAATATAGGAAGATTCATGACTATGCTGCGGAGTTACTGAGGTCTAATCCGGGTTCCACTGTTCAGATACAAGTGGAGAGACCTCCTGAATTTCAGCTAGAGACACCAACTCCTGGTACGGACATGAGACCACGATTTCAGAAGATCTATATCTACTTGGATTCTTGTAAATGGAGTTTCATGGTGTGCAGACCCATGATCGGCCTTGATGGATGCTTCATCAAGACTCCATATGGGGGTCAACTTCTAACAGCCATTGGATGGAACCCCAATGATAAGATTTTGCCAATTGCCTATGGTGTTGTTGAAGCAGAGATGAAAGACTCGTGGAGATGA